A single Oncorhynchus nerka isolate Pitt River linkage group LG10, Oner_Uvic_2.0, whole genome shotgun sequence DNA region contains:
- the LOC115136404 gene encoding cytochrome c oxidase subunit 8B, mitochondrial, producing MSGLIRTISTRTAPALRGPMITQRASVFTRPAKDPLGPSETVIGLGMFAVAILGPSGWVLANIENYKKKE from the exons ATGTCTGGGCTCATCAGAACTATTTCAACCCGCACTGCTCCAGCTCTGCGCGGACCTATGATTACCCAGAGGGCCAGTGTCTTCACCAGACCGGCTAAAGACCCTCTCGGCCCTTCT GAGACAGTCATCGGACTGGGGATGTTCGCAGTGGCTATCCTGGGACCTTCCGGTTGGGTTCTCGCCAACATTGAGAACTACAAGAAGAAAGAATAA